From Ananas comosus cultivar F153 linkage group 8, ASM154086v1, whole genome shotgun sequence, one genomic window encodes:
- the LOC109713922 gene encoding CBS domain-containing protein CBSX5-like, which translates to MAVALRYPEVSDLCIGKPPVRSLPPSATVADALAALRSGGAASYVAVVAGDRAPSPSRSPEKARDVAGRVGIADVVCFLCADERSLADPAGALRSPVSALLPKDAPPIRRVEPHASVLEALDVILEGASALVVPIRSGGRRRLSGGGEFCWLTHEDFVRYFLNSIALFAPVAALSVAALGLVRPAGPSVRLHDPALSALPLLRRALADHSAVAVLSAAGDLAGELSPALLASSSDVTAAAAAVATLSVGDLMAFADYASPPESLVRAIKSRLKGRGLDRLLDLIEEDVADAASVLSVSPFATSSSSDEESVGPKRRRRQRSGRSLSSSEAAACHPGSSLMAVMVQAVAHRVSHVWVVEDDVDDYGSGGRRLVGIVAFADVLSVFREQLVEL; encoded by the exons ATGGCCGTCGCCCTCCGCTACCCTGAGGTGTCGGATCTCTGCATCGGGAAACCGCCGGTGAGGTCGCTCCCGCCCTCCGCCACCGTCGCCGACGCCCTCGCCGCGCTCCGGagtggcggcgccgcctcctacgtcgccgtcgtcgccggCGATCGGGCTCCGTCTCCGTCGCGGTCGCCGGAGAAGGCCAGGGACGTCGCTGGGAGGGTCGGGATCGCCGACGTCGTATGCTTCCTCTGCGCCGACGAGCGGAGCCTCGCCGACCCCGCCGGAGCTCTCCGGAGCCCCGTCTCCGCCCTCCTCCCCAAGGATGCACCCCCGATCCGTCGCGTTGAACCCCACGCGAG TGTATTAGAAGCCCTGGACGTGATATTGGAAGGCGCTTCGGCTTTGGTCGTCCCCATCCGCTCCGGCGGCCGGAGAAGGCTCTCCGGCGGCGGCGAATTCTGCTGGTTGACGCATGAGGACTTCGTCCGGTACTTCCTCAACTCCATCGCCCTCTTCGCCCCCGTCGCCGCGCTCTCCGTCGCCGCCCTCGGCCTCGTCCGCCCCGCCGGCCCCTCCGTGCGCCTCCACGACCCCGCCCTCTccgccctccccctcctccgccgcgccctcGCCGACCACTCCGCCGTCGCCGTCCTCTCCGCCGCCGGCGACCTCGCCGGCGAGCTCTCCCCGGCGCTCCTTGCCTCCTCCTCCGACGTgacggccgccgccgccgccgtcgccaccCTCTCCGTCGGCGACCTGATGGCCTTCGCCGACTACGCGTCGCCGCCGGAGTCCCTCGTCCGCGCGATCAAGTCCCGGCTGAAGGGCAGGGGCCTCGACCGCCTGCTCGATCTGATCGAGGAGGACGTCGCCGACGCCGCCTCCGTCCTGTCGGTGTCTCCCTTCGCGACGTCGTCCTCGTCCGACGAGGAGTCGGTGGGccccaagcggcggcggcggcagcggtcgGGGAGGTCGctgtcgtcgtcggaggcggcggcgtGCCACCCGGGGAGCTCGCTGATGGCGGTGATGGTGCAGGCGGTGGCGCACCGGGTGAGCCACGTGTGGGTGGTGGAGGACGACGTCGACGACTACGGCAGTGGAGGCCGCCGCCTCGTCGGGATCGTCGCCTTCGCCGACGTGCTCAGTGTTTTCAGGGAGCAGCTCGTCGAATTGTGA